A section of the Kribbella sp. HUAS MG21 genome encodes:
- a CDS encoding NAD(P) transhydrogenase subunit alpha, translated as MTESIALLTIFVLAAFVGVEVISKVSSTLHTPLMSGANAIHGVILVGAIIVTGQTESTLVMIVGLLAVVLATVNMVGGFVVTDRMLEMFKGPGARKKELQK; from the coding sequence ATGACCGAGTCCATAGCGTTGCTGACGATCTTCGTACTCGCGGCGTTCGTGGGCGTCGAGGTGATCAGCAAGGTCTCCTCGACGCTGCACACCCCGCTGATGTCCGGGGCGAACGCCATCCACGGCGTCATCCTGGTCGGCGCCATCATCGTCACCGGACAGACCGAGTCGACGCTCGTGATGATCGTCGGGCTGCTGGCCGTCGTGCTCGCGACCGTGAACATGGTCGGCGGGTTCGTGGTCACCGACCGGATGCTGGAGATGTTCAAAGGTCCGGGGGCTCGCAAGAAGGAGCTGCAGAAGTGA
- a CDS encoding NAD(P) transhydrogenase subunit alpha: MKIAVVRETRPAERRVALVPEQVAKLIELGYEVAVEPAAGERALFSDDQYRDAGAEVAWGADHAATIVASVQPLERERLQRLHAGTALMSFLPTNPPDVVRTATRAKLTAFAMELIPRISRAQSMDALSSQALVAGYRAAIVAAERLPRFFPLNMTAAGTVPPAQVLVLGAGVAGLQAIATAKRLGAVVKAYDVRTAAAEEIASMGAVPIELELGTLDGPGGYAREMTPERAQLQRELLTPYVAAADALITTAAVPGRTAPMLVSRSMVEQMKPGSVVVDLASEQGGNVEGSVAGTELVIGDALVWGGANVPSQMAGPASRLYGQNIANLIRLMTRNAAFDPDFDDEIVRGCCVTHDGTVLHEPTRELLKGQAI, from the coding sequence GTGAAGATCGCAGTCGTACGGGAGACCAGACCGGCCGAGCGCCGGGTCGCGCTGGTGCCGGAACAAGTCGCGAAACTGATCGAGCTCGGGTACGAGGTCGCGGTCGAGCCGGCCGCCGGCGAACGCGCACTGTTCTCCGACGACCAGTACCGCGACGCCGGCGCCGAGGTGGCCTGGGGCGCCGACCACGCGGCGACGATCGTGGCGTCGGTGCAGCCGCTCGAACGCGAACGCCTGCAGCGGCTGCACGCCGGTACGGCGCTGATGTCGTTCCTGCCGACGAACCCGCCAGACGTGGTCCGGACCGCAACCCGGGCCAAGCTGACGGCGTTCGCGATGGAGCTGATCCCGCGGATCTCGCGGGCCCAGTCGATGGACGCGCTGTCCTCGCAGGCGCTCGTTGCCGGGTACCGGGCCGCGATCGTCGCCGCCGAACGGCTGCCGCGGTTCTTCCCGCTGAACATGACCGCGGCCGGCACCGTCCCGCCGGCCCAGGTCCTCGTCCTCGGCGCGGGCGTCGCGGGCCTGCAGGCGATTGCCACCGCGAAACGACTCGGCGCCGTGGTCAAGGCGTACGACGTCCGCACCGCCGCCGCGGAGGAGATCGCGTCGATGGGCGCCGTACCGATCGAACTCGAACTCGGCACCCTGGACGGCCCGGGCGGGTACGCCCGCGAGATGACCCCCGAACGCGCGCAGCTGCAGCGTGAACTGCTCACGCCGTACGTCGCCGCGGCGGACGCCTTGATCACGACGGCCGCCGTACCGGGCCGGACCGCGCCGATGCTGGTCTCCCGGTCGATGGTCGAGCAGATGAAGCCGGGCTCGGTGGTCGTCGACCTGGCCTCGGAGCAGGGCGGCAACGTCGAGGGATCCGTCGCCGGGACCGAGCTGGTGATCGGCGACGCGCTGGTCTGGGGCGGGGCGAACGTGCCGTCCCAGATGGCCGGCCCGGCGTCGCGGCTCTACGGGCAGAACATCGCCAACCTGATCCGGTTGATGACGCGGAACGCCGCCTTCGACCCCGACTTCGACGACGAGATCGTCCGCGGCTGCTGCGTCACCCACGACGGCACCGTGCTCCACGAGCCCACCCGCGAGCTCCTGAAGGGACAGGCCATATGA